The following proteins come from a genomic window of Falco rusticolus isolate bFalRus1 chromosome 9, bFalRus1.pri, whole genome shotgun sequence:
- the LOC119153904 gene encoding alpha-1-acid glycoprotein 1-like: MLATLTLLLGLPLTLATEPPTCAPLVPVTFDNSTIPGLLGHWIYISGASRYPPHLAELKALKHASFSIFPSSHEDELNTIEVLRLNETCVVKNVSKIHVFWHNSTLMHVDDQTVSIAKVIQSDKDLLILKHISNDFTSLSLSARTPNVSKEHLEEFKAQLHCLGFTEEEIFSTSEKDACPGEETGEGNTDPQLE, translated from the exons CACCCTCACcctcctcctggggctgccGCTCACCCTTGCCACCGAGCCCCCCACCTGCGCCCCGCTCGTCCCGGTCACCTTCGACAACTCCACCATCCCTGGG ctcctgggacaCTGGATCTACATTTCTGGTGCCTCCAGGTACCCGCCTCacctggcagagctgaaagcGCTGAAACACGCAAGTTTTTCCATCTTCCCCAGCAGCCATGAGGACGAGCTCAATACCATCGAAGTCCTGAGACT GAACGAGACGTGCGTGGTGAAGAACGTCAGCAAGATCCACGTCTTTTGGCACAACTCCACCCTGATGCACG TTGATGACCAGACGGTTTCCATAGCCAAAGTGATCCAAAGTGACAAAGACCTGCTGATCCTGAAGCACATCAGCAATGACTTCACGAGCCTGAGCCTGTCAG CCCGGACACCCAACGTGAGCAAGGAGCACCTGGAGGAGTTCAAAGCCCAGCTGCACTGCCTGGGCTTCACAGAGGAGGAGATTTTCTCCACTTCTGAAAAG GATGCCTGTCCCGGCGAGGAGACGGGCGAAGGCAACACGGATCCACAGCTGGAGTAA